The nucleotide sequence CGACGGCCAGGGCGTTCACTGGGGCGGTTATTTTCAGCCGAGAAAGAGGGAACGCGGTGCTCACTACTTCGTCAGCAGTCAGCGGACCTTGCCTCGAATGTAGCCGATTGTCTCGCCGAGTGCCGAGCCGACTCGGGGGATGCGTTTCGCTCCGAACAGCAGGATTAACCCAATCCCGACCACAGTAGCCTCGAGCGGACCGAACATCGTTACAATTTATTGGCAGGAACCGGCGACAGTCGGGCGTACATCTTCCCCTGAGCGGACGATATGTAGCCATCAACA is from Haloterrigena turkmenica DSM 5511 and encodes:
- a CDS encoding Sec-independent protein translocase subunit TatA/TatB, translated to MFGPLEATVVGIGLILLFGAKRIPRVGSALGETIGYIRGKVR